The following proteins are co-located in the Pedobacter sp. FW305-3-2-15-E-R2A2 genome:
- a CDS encoding riboflavin synthase — translation MFTGIIETLGEIESIREEGTNLHFVVQSELSNELKIDQSVSHNGVCLTVIALTENTHTVTAIQETLEKSNLDDLKVGSKVNLERCMQMNGRLDGHIVQGHVDQTAVCVKREELDGSWEYRFKYDSKNGNVTVEKGSVCVNGISLTVVGSADDEFSVFIIPYTFDHTNLHQVNVGDAVNIEFDIIGKYVARLVGRS, via the coding sequence ATGTTTACAGGAATAATTGAAACACTAGGAGAAATAGAAAGTATCAGGGAGGAAGGAACTAACCTTCATTTCGTCGTTCAGTCTGAATTGAGCAATGAACTGAAGATCGACCAAAGTGTGTCACATAACGGGGTTTGCTTAACTGTTATCGCATTGACTGAAAATACGCATACCGTAACTGCAATTCAGGAAACCCTGGAAAAATCCAACCTTGATGATTTAAAGGTCGGAAGTAAGGTAAATCTGGAGCGTTGCATGCAAATGAATGGACGTCTTGATGGACATATTGTGCAGGGACATGTGGATCAGACAGCAGTTTGTGTAAAGAGAGAGGAGCTGGATGGCAGTTGGGAATACCGCTTTAAATACGATTCCAAAAATGGAAATGTGACCGTAGAAAAAGGTTCTGTTTGCGTGAATGGGATCAGTTTAACAGTAGTCGGTTCGGCGGATGACGAATTTTCTGTATTCATCATCCCTTATACCTTTGACCATACCAACCTTCACCAGGTCAATGTGGGTGATGCCGTAAATATTGAATTTGATATCATTGGTAAATATGTGGCCCGCTTAGTTGGCCGTTCGTAA